From Streptomyces sp. HUAS MG91, the proteins below share one genomic window:
- the crcB gene encoding fluoride efflux transporter CrcB produces MPNESVETARVAPARPAAPWREQAPVIGVVALGGAIGACARYGAALLWPTANGAFPWTTLWVNVVGCAVMGVFMVLITDVWHVHRLVRPFFGTGVLGGFTTFSTYAVDIRTLTDGDEARIALGYLALTVCLALTAVWTTTHLTRRVAARVRRTRGQRSGGAA; encoded by the coding sequence ATGCCGAACGAGTCCGTAGAGACGGCCCGGGTCGCCCCGGCCCGTCCCGCCGCCCCGTGGCGGGAACAAGCGCCGGTGATCGGGGTGGTGGCGCTCGGCGGCGCCATCGGAGCCTGCGCCCGGTACGGCGCAGCGCTCCTGTGGCCCACGGCGAACGGCGCGTTCCCGTGGACGACCCTGTGGGTGAACGTGGTCGGCTGCGCCGTGATGGGTGTCTTCATGGTCCTCATCACGGACGTGTGGCACGTCCACCGCCTGGTCCGCCCGTTCTTCGGCACCGGCGTCCTCGGTGGCTTCACCACCTTCTCGACGTACGCCGTGGACATCAGGACCCTGACCGACGGCGACGAGGCGCGCATCGCGCTCGGCTATCTGGCCCTGACCGTGTGCCTCGCCCTCACGGCCGTCTGGACGACGACGCACCTGACCCGCCGCGTCGCCGCGCGCGTCCGGCGGACCCGCGGGCAGCGGAGCGGGGGAGCGGCGTGA
- the crcB gene encoding fluoride efflux transporter CrcB — translation MNWLLVIVGAMVGAPLRYLIDRTAQARHDTVFPWGTFAVNVIGSLILGLLTGAVMAGAASSHVQLLIGTGLCGALTTYSTFSYETLRLAETGVRFYALVNVVGSVLGGLGSALVGAALAQAVWN, via the coding sequence GTGAACTGGCTCCTGGTGATCGTGGGCGCCATGGTCGGCGCCCCCCTGCGCTATCTCATCGACCGCACGGCACAGGCCCGGCACGACACGGTGTTCCCCTGGGGCACGTTCGCCGTGAACGTCATCGGCTCGCTCATCCTCGGCCTGCTCACCGGCGCGGTCATGGCCGGCGCGGCCTCCTCCCACGTCCAGCTCCTCATCGGCACGGGCCTGTGCGGCGCGCTGACGACGTACTCCACGTTCTCGTACGAGACCCTGCGCCTCGCGGAGACCGGCGTCCGCTTCTACGCGCTGGTCAACGTGGTCGGCAGCGTGCTGGGCGGTCTCGGCTCCGCGCTCGTCGGGGCGGCCCTGGCCCAGGCGGTCTGGAACTGA
- a CDS encoding glycoside hydrolase family 3 N-terminal domain-containing protein encodes MRHVTPPHRNSRRRRAALLAVSALAAGLLPLTTAGPAASADDPAPVPVDRFEGEVPFANQPAEGIFTWGGDTDDPPKLELKERTDAPEGAKVLEGSYDISGYGGFSHDFAADRPAHDWSAHRGIRFWWYGDGSGRTLTFEIKDGGAHGEASELWNTRFTDDFSGWKQIELPFTQFAYRTDYQPVGGIDQVLGLDKMWGYAVTLPTGSKSQFAMDDVELYGKADPALRASVTTDAAVYPVKEGGSAKVRLSVTTTGNVPVADDVTVAYATGGGTATAGKDYTPVSGKVTFPAGMASGATKTVTVATTKDREKAESAETIPLKLTVTGAKAPAETPQVVVDAHGLPYLDARLPVKKRVADLVSRMSLAEKAGQMTQAERGGVGTGGDVSSYDLGSLLSGGGSTPTPNTAAAWAKMIDGFQLRTRATRFQIPLIYGVDAVHGHNNLTGATIMPHNIGIGATRDAALAERAGAVTASEVRATGVPWDFAPCLCVSRDERWGRSYESFGEDPALVKKMETMIQGFQGRADGSDLDRDDKVLATAKHFVGDGGTAYGSSTTGTYTVDQGVTTVTKQELEAVHLAPFGDAVKRGVGTVMPSYSSLDVIGDGEGPVKMHADAKMINGELKDRLGFEGFVISDYNGIDQIPGDYKSDVRTSVNAGVDMVMAPYSYKEFRDDLVGEVEAGNVTGKRIDDAVSRILTQKFRLGLFERPYADTSNADRIGGSAHRAVARQAAAESQVLLKNDGNVLPLRKSQKVYVAGSNADDIGNQTGGWTITWQGSSGNITDGTTVLQAMRKAAPDATVAYSKDASAPTDGYDVGVVVVGETPYAEGIGDVGNGNDLELTAADKAAVDKVCGAMKCVVLMVSGRPQLIGDRLGGIDGLVASWLPGTEGDGVADVLYGRKPFTGQLPVTWPKSESQLPINVGDAAYDPQFPYGYGLTTRAEAPAGSEHTLQALARSARHVHGAKAGQALVTEARLIVQKKAGGSVRQAWAKPFAEADHLSLSGDYAGALAKLITAYREA; translated from the coding sequence TTGCGTCACGTCACACCCCCGCACCGGAACAGCAGAAGAAGACGGGCGGCACTGCTGGCCGTCTCCGCGCTCGCCGCGGGGCTGCTGCCCCTGACCACCGCAGGACCGGCCGCGTCCGCGGACGATCCGGCCCCCGTGCCGGTCGACCGCTTCGAGGGCGAGGTGCCCTTCGCCAACCAGCCCGCCGAGGGCATCTTCACCTGGGGCGGCGACACGGACGATCCGCCGAAGCTGGAGCTGAAGGAGCGCACGGACGCACCCGAGGGCGCCAAGGTGCTCGAAGGGTCGTACGACATCAGCGGCTACGGCGGCTTCAGCCACGACTTCGCCGCCGACCGGCCCGCCCACGACTGGTCGGCACACCGCGGCATCCGCTTCTGGTGGTACGGGGACGGCTCCGGCCGCACGCTCACCTTCGAGATCAAGGACGGCGGCGCGCACGGCGAGGCGTCCGAGCTGTGGAACACGCGGTTCACCGACGACTTCTCCGGATGGAAGCAGATCGAGCTGCCGTTCACGCAGTTCGCGTACCGCACGGACTACCAGCCGGTCGGCGGCATCGACCAGGTCCTCGGCCTCGACAAGATGTGGGGCTACGCGGTCACGCTGCCCACCGGTTCGAAGTCGCAGTTCGCCATGGACGATGTGGAGTTGTACGGCAAGGCCGACCCGGCGCTGCGCGCGTCGGTGACGACGGACGCCGCCGTGTACCCGGTGAAGGAGGGCGGCTCGGCGAAGGTGCGGCTGTCCGTGACGACCACGGGCAATGTCCCGGTCGCGGACGACGTCACCGTCGCGTACGCCACCGGCGGCGGCACCGCGACGGCGGGCAAGGACTACACCCCGGTCAGCGGCAAGGTCACCTTCCCGGCGGGCATGGCGTCCGGCGCGACGAAGACGGTGACGGTCGCCACGACGAAGGACCGGGAGAAGGCGGAGAGCGCCGAGACGATCCCGCTGAAACTCACCGTGACCGGCGCCAAGGCGCCCGCCGAGACGCCTCAGGTGGTCGTCGACGCGCACGGCCTGCCGTACCTCGACGCCAGGCTTCCGGTGAAGAAGCGGGTCGCCGACCTCGTCTCCCGGATGTCCCTCGCGGAGAAGGCCGGTCAGATGACGCAGGCCGAGCGGGGCGGTGTCGGCACGGGCGGGGACGTGTCCTCGTACGACCTGGGCTCGCTGCTCTCCGGCGGCGGTTCGACGCCGACGCCGAACACGGCGGCGGCCTGGGCGAAGATGATCGACGGCTTCCAGCTGCGGACGCGGGCGACCCGGTTCCAGATCCCGCTGATCTACGGCGTGGACGCGGTGCACGGGCACAACAACCTGACCGGCGCGACGATCATGCCGCACAACATCGGCATCGGCGCGACGCGGGACGCCGCGCTCGCCGAGAGGGCCGGCGCGGTGACCGCCTCCGAGGTGCGCGCGACCGGTGTCCCGTGGGACTTCGCGCCCTGCCTGTGCGTCTCGCGCGACGAGCGGTGGGGCCGCTCCTACGAGTCGTTCGGCGAGGACCCGGCGCTCGTGAAGAAGATGGAGACGATGATCCAGGGCTTCCAGGGCCGCGCCGACGGCAGCGACCTGGACCGCGACGACAAGGTCTTGGCCACCGCCAAGCACTTCGTCGGCGACGGCGGCACCGCCTACGGCTCGTCGACCACGGGCACGTACACCGTCGACCAGGGCGTCACGACCGTGACGAAGCAGGAGCTGGAGGCGGTGCACCTCGCGCCGTTCGGCGACGCGGTGAAGCGCGGCGTCGGCACGGTGATGCCGTCGTACTCGTCGCTCGACGTCATCGGCGACGGCGAGGGCCCGGTCAAGATGCACGCCGACGCCAAGATGATCAACGGCGAGCTGAAGGACAGGCTGGGCTTCGAGGGCTTCGTCATCAGCGACTACAACGGCATCGACCAGATCCCGGGCGACTACAAGAGCGACGTCCGTACGTCGGTCAACGCGGGCGTCGACATGGTGATGGCGCCGTACTCCTACAAGGAGTTCCGTGACGACCTGGTCGGCGAGGTCGAGGCGGGCAACGTCACCGGGAAGCGGATCGACGACGCGGTGTCGCGCATCCTGACCCAGAAGTTCCGGCTGGGCCTGTTCGAGCGCCCCTACGCCGACACGTCGAACGCCGACAGGATCGGCGGCAGCGCCCACCGTGCCGTCGCCCGGCAGGCGGCGGCCGAGTCGCAGGTGCTCCTGAAGAACGACGGGAACGTGCTGCCGCTGAGGAAGTCGCAGAAGGTGTACGTCGCCGGGTCCAACGCCGACGACATCGGCAACCAGACCGGCGGCTGGACCATCACCTGGCAGGGCTCGTCCGGGAACATCACCGACGGGACGACCGTCCTCCAGGCGATGCGGAAGGCCGCTCCGGACGCCACCGTCGCCTATTCGAAGGACGCCTCGGCGCCGACGGACGGCTACGACGTGGGCGTGGTCGTGGTCGGCGAGACCCCCTACGCGGAGGGCATCGGCGATGTCGGCAACGGCAACGACCTGGAGCTGACCGCCGCCGACAAGGCCGCCGTCGACAAGGTGTGCGGCGCGATGAAGTGCGTGGTCCTCATGGTCTCGGGGCGGCCGCAGCTCATCGGCGACCGGCTCGGCGGGATCGACGGGCTCGTGGCGTCCTGGCTGCCCGGCACCGAGGGCGACGGCGTGGCCGACGTGCTCTACGGCAGGAAGCCCTTCACCGGTCAACTCCCGGTGACCTGGCCGAAGTCGGAGTCCCAGCTGCCGATCAACGTGGGCGACGCCGCGTACGACCCGCAGTTCCCCTACGGGTACGGGCTGACCACGCGGGCCGAGGCGCCGGCCGGGAGCGAGCACACGCTCCAGGCGCTCGCGCGCTCGGCGCGGCACGTGCACGGCGCGAAGGCCGGACAGGCGCTCGTGACCGAGGCGCGGCTGATCGTCCAGAAGAAGGCGGGCGGCTCGGTGCGTCAGGCGTGGGCCAAGCCGTTCGCGGAGGCCGACCATCTGTCACTGAGCGGCGACTACGCGGGCGCACTGGCCAAGCTGATCACCGCCTACAGGGAGGCTTGA